Genomic segment of Candidatus Methylomirabilota bacterium:
CGCGAGTTCTACCTGGGCCTCGGCGAGGCCGGCCGCCGGAAGAGCTTCAAGGAGATCAAGTTCTACAAGCGCCGCAAGCGCTGGGTGTTCTGATATCGTTCCGGCGAGGAAGCTGACGCGCTGGAGCGAGCACCCGACTGTTCGCTTCCTGGCGCTGGCCTTCGCCCTGCTGGCCGCCTACAACGGCTACCTCTACCTCACGGGCCCGTCGCGGATGACCGATCGCCTCCGCGCCCGCCTGGCCCAGGGGCCGGCGACCGTCAACGTCCTCGTCACGGCCAAATTCCCGCCCGAGGAGTTTCACATCCGCCTCCTCCAGCAGGTGGGGAACATGCGGGGCGTGGAGGGCAGCACCGCGAAGCTCTACACCGTCAGCCCCGCCAACGTCCGCTACATCTCCCGGCACTACTGGATTCGCGGAATCGACCTCGCGCCCGACGACGGGCGGAAGTGAGCAATCGGGAGCGTCGCCGGTCACGGCGATGCTCGCGGCGTTGGAAGGAGAGCAGGCGATGCGCTTGCAAGGACGGGTTACAGCGATCACGGGGGGCGCGCTCGGGATCGGCCGCGCCACCGCGCTTCTGTTCGCCGCCGAAGGCGCGGCGGTGGCGATCGGTGACGTCGACGTGGCCGGCGCCGAGGCCGTCGCGAAAGACATCGCCGGGCGCGGCGGCCGGGCGATCGCCGTCGGCGTGGACGTCGGTGACGCGGATCAGGTGCAGGCGTTCGTGGACCGAGTCGTGACGGAGTTCGGGCGCCTCGACGTGATGTTCGCGAACGCGGGCATCGCGTACTCGGCGCCGTTCCTCGAGCATCCCGAGGCGCAGTGGCATCGCGTGCTGCGCGTCAACCTCACCGGCGTCTTCCTGTGCTGCCAGACGGCCGCGCGTCAGATGGTCAAGCAGGGCGGCGGTCGCATCATCACGACCGCGTCGATCAACGGCCTTCGCGGCGTGGAGAACCTCGTCGGGTACAACGCGGCGAAGGCCGGCGTGATCGAGCTGACCAAGACGATGGCCGTGGAGTTGGCGGAGCATCGCATCGCGGTGAACGCGATCGCGCCGGCGCAGATCGACACGCGGCTCACGCGCGGCTTGCCCGAAGAGGCGCGGCGGCGACGCGTCGCGCGGATCCCGATGGGGCGCTTCGGCGAGGTCGACGAGGTGGCGCGCGCCGCGCTCTTTCTCGCCTCCGACGACGCGAGCTTCATCACCGGCCACACGCTCGCGGTCGACGGCGGCTATCTCGCCGGCGGCCTCTGGTCGCGGAGCGGCTCGAGATAGAGCTCCCGATAGATCTCTGTCCCCTTGACTCGTCACTTATAGTGAACGTTATGGGCTTCCGCCACGATGAAGCGTAGACTCGCGAGCCTCCGGTCTCGACTCCTCCTCTTGGTCCTCGTCGCGGTGCTCCCGGCCTTTGCGCTGACGCTGTATACGGGCCTGGAGCGGCGGCGCGCGGCCGCGGCCGAGGCCCACGAGGAAGCGTTGCGGATCGCCCGGATCGCCGCGACCGAACAAAACGACGTGTTCCAGGGCGCACGCCAGCTGGCCTTCATCCTGGCCCAGGTGCCGGCGGTGAGGACGCTCGACGCCAACGCGTGCCGTCCGCTGCTGGCGGATCTCTTTACCCGATCGCCCGAGTACACGAATATTTCTGTCGCCGCGCCGACCGGCGACGTGGTGTGCAGCGCGGTGCCCTCCACGGAGCCGATCAGCGTTCGGGATCGCGAGTACTTTCAGCGCGCCCTCGCCACCCGCGACCTCGTCGTGAGCGGCTATTTGATCGGACGCATCACCAGGAAGCCGAGCGTCGTCCT
This window contains:
- a CDS encoding SDR family NAD(P)-dependent oxidoreductase; the encoded protein is MRLQGRVTAITGGALGIGRATALLFAAEGAAVAIGDVDVAGAEAVAKDIAGRGGRAIAVGVDVGDADQVQAFVDRVVTEFGRLDVMFANAGIAYSAPFLEHPEAQWHRVLRVNLTGVFLCCQTAARQMVKQGGGRIITTASINGLRGVENLVGYNAAKAGVIELTKTMAVELAEHRIAVNAIAPAQIDTRLTRGLPEEARRRRVARIPMGRFGEVDEVARAALFLASDDASFITGHTLAVDGGYLAGGLWSRSGSR